One Anopheles marshallii chromosome 3, idAnoMarsDA_429_01, whole genome shotgun sequence genomic region harbors:
- the LOC128713659 gene encoding microsomal glutathione S-transferase 1-like, with amino-acid sequence MSLVFGQVEPAVFQAYAFWAAVLGLKMLLMSVLTGLQRGSKKVFSNPEDVKPGGKVAYDDPDVERVRRAHLNDMENILPYFIISFLYMFTNPSVTVAVNLFRLVAAVRICHTVFHVFVPVHKFRGMAWATGFFTTAFMGIMIVLHFL; translated from the exons ATGTCGCTAGTGTTCGGACAAGTTGAACCGGCCGTTTTCCAAGCCTATGCGTTCTGGGCAGCCGTACTCGGACTAAAGATGTTGCTCATGTCGGTGCTGACCGGGCTGCAGCGTGGCTCCAAAAAG GTCTTTTCGAATCCGGAAGATGTTAAGCCGGGAGGCAAAGTTGCGTATGACGATCCGGATGTGGAACGTGTTCGACG TGCCCATCTGAATgatatggaaaatattttgccgTACTTCATCATCAGCTTCCTGTACATGTTCACTAACCCCAGCGTAACCGTCGCCGTCAACTTGTTTCGACTCGTAGCGGCTGTTCGCATATGCCACACGGTATTCCATGTGTTCGTACCGGTGCATAAGTTCCGGGGAATGGCCTGGGCAACCGGGTTCTTCACGACAGCTTTCATGGGCATCATGATAGTGCTGCACTTTCTCTAG